The Streptococcus oralis Uo5 genome includes a window with the following:
- a CDS encoding xanthine phosphoribosyltransferase — protein MKLLEERILEDGHILGDNILKVDSFLTHQVDFSLMREIGKVFAEKFASAGITKVVTIEASGIAPAVFTAEALNVPMIFAKKAKNITMNEGILTAEVYSFTKQVTSTVSIAGKFLSPEDKVLIIDDFLANGQAAKGLIQIIEQAGAKVEAIGIVIEKSFQDGRNLLEKAGYPVLSLARLDRFENGQVVFKEADL, from the coding sequence ATGAAATTATTAGAAGAGCGCATCCTCGAAGATGGGCATATCTTGGGTGACAACATCCTCAAGGTAGATTCCTTTTTAACCCACCAAGTTGACTTTAGCTTGATGCGAGAGATTGGTAAGGTATTTGCGGAAAAATTCGCTTCTGCTGGCATTACCAAGGTCGTAACCATTGAAGCGTCAGGTATTGCCCCAGCCGTTTTTACTGCCGAAGCCTTGAATGTTCCCATGATTTTCGCCAAGAAAGCTAAAAACATCACCATGAACGAAGGCATCTTAACTGCAGAAGTCTACTCCTTTACCAAGCAGGTGACCAGCACCGTTTCTATCGCTGGAAAATTCCTCTCACCAGAGGACAAGGTCTTGATTATCGATGATTTCCTTGCTAATGGCCAAGCTGCCAAAGGCTTGATCCAAATCATCGAACAAGCTGGAGCAAAAGTCGAAGCGATTGGTATCGTGATTGAAAAATCTTTCCAGGATGGTCGTAATTTGCTTGAAAAAGCAGGGTATCCAGTCCTATCACTGGCTCGCTTGGATCGTTTTGAAAATGGTCAGGTCGTATTTAAGGAGGCAGATCTCTAA